A window of the Candida orthopsilosis Co 90-125, chromosome 1 draft sequence genome harbors these coding sequences:
- a CDS encoding Sui2 translation initiation factor eIF2, alpha chain, producing the protein MSSTNCRFYENKYPEVDEVVMVNVQEIAEMGAYVKLLEYDNIEGMVLLSELSRRRIRSIQKLIRVGKNEVAVVLRVDKEKGYIDLSKRRVSAEDIVKCDERYNKSKAVHSILRHCAEKFNIPLEKLYETIGWPLSRKYGHAYDAFKFSITDPTIFEGIEAPSEGVLEELKLYISRRLTPQAINIRADVEVSCFGYEGIDAIKSALKAAESVSNEQMQVKAKLVAAPLYFLSVQSLDKNQGIRLLETSIEKIVESIESNGGVCKVNMAPKAVTATEDAELERLLESKEAENKDDSDEEDDE; encoded by the coding sequence ATGAGCTCAACCAACTGCAGATTTTATGAAAACAAGTATCCTGAAGTGGATGAAGTCGTTATGGTCAACGTTCAAGAAATTGCCGAAATGGGTGCATATGTTAAACTTTTAGAGTATGACAATATCGAAGGTATGGTTTTGTTGTCAGAATTGTCAAGAAGACGTATTCGTTCCATTCAGAAATTGATCAGAGTTGGAAAGAATGAAGTTGCCGTTGTTTTGAGAGTTGACAAAGAAAAGGGTTATATTGATTTGTCCAAAAGAAGAGTGTCAGCTGAAGATATTGTCAAATGTGACGAGAGATACAACAAAAGTAAAGCAGTACATTCTATTTTGAGACACTGTGCTGAGAAATTTAATATACCATTGGAAAAGTTATATGAAACTATAGGATGGCCGTTGAGCAGAAAGTATGGACATGCGTATGATGCcttcaagttttcaatcaCTGACCCAACAATTTTCGAAGGTATTGAAGCCCCATCCGAAGGTGTATTGGAGGAATTAAAATTGTACATATCCAGAAGATTAACCCCACAAGCAATCAATATAAGAGCAGATGTTGAAGTATCGTGTTTTGGATACGAGGGTATAGATGCAATCAAACTGGCTTTGAAAGCGGCAGAATCTGTGTCTAATGAGCAAATGCAAGTCAAAGCTAAGTTGGTTGCTGCTCCATTATACTTCCTTTCCGTGCAATCATTGGATAAGAATCAAGGTATACGTCTTTTGGAAACatccattgaaaaaattgttgaaagtatAGAGTCAAATGGTGGTGTTTGTAAAGTTAACATGGCACCTAAGGCTGTCACTGCCACCGAAGATGCCGAACTTGAACGTTTGTTGGAGAGTAAGGAAGCtgaaaataaagatgattctgatgaagaggatgatgaaTAA
- a CDS encoding membrane transporter — MTSDGYSEDNTRASLSNSNSYEKKVDPEEELFPPKEVLDDHDPNTDGGYAWVVCAACVLFNFCTWGMNSGFAIYFAYYLKHQTFDGADKLDYSYIGGIAFGVGLAFSPLITVCMGVFGFKPVLIAGNCLQFTALMLASWSTKLWQLYLTQGLMQSFGLAFLSIPSITLLPQWFKKRRVLAGGIASAGSGMGGVVFNLGMQKVVDHSGVHWALRAQSIIGFGLTWIAILAAKSKASKHNIEFKFIDSTVFKTAGFYLVVFFVLTCIFGYVIVLYTLANFTQSLGYSEHQGAIVSAMVQVGSFFGRPVVGYLSDKLGAASVATVAYYLVGIFCLAMWIPARNYATVVVFAIIEGGLMGTIYAIIAPLMAQIFGIRKMNVVFGKVWSIMGVAGIFSPVIGIKLVRGNGATVDPTSYRNCSIFTGVMFLACATTMLIIRGYLKARDEIINKDGSVDSDQVDITQVSVPFFDVFTHVFTVGGGKA; from the coding sequence ATGACATCGGACGGCTATTCAGAGGACAATACAAGAGCTAGCTTATCCAACTCCAATAGCtatgaaaaaaaagtagACCCAGAAGAAGAACTTTTTCCCCCCAAAGAAGTTCTTGACGACCATGACCCAAATACAGACGGTGGATATGCGTGGGTTGTCTGCGCCGCATGTGTGCTTTTTAACTTTTGTACGTGGGGTATGAACTCGGGTTTCGCCATATATTTTGCATATTATCTAAAACATCAGACTTTTGACGGAGCAGACAAACTAGATTACAGTTACATAGGAGGTATTGCATTTGGGGTAGGTCTTGCCTTTTCGCCATTGATCACAGTTTGCATGGGAGTTTTTGGATTTAAACCAGTTTTAATAGCTGGAAACTGTCTTCAATTTACCGCTTTGATGTTGGCAAGTTGGTCAACCAAACTTTGGCAATTGTATTTGACTCAAGGGCTAATGCAAAGCTTTGGCCTAGCATTCCtttcaattccttcaaTTACGTTACTTCCTCAATGGTTTAAAAAGAGGAGGGTTTTAGCTGGTGGTATAGCATCAGCGGGGTCAGGTATGGGAGgtgttgttttcaatttgggtatgcaaaaagttgttgatcaTTCAGGGGTGCATTGGGCGTTACGTGCACAAAGTATTATAGGGTTTGGATTAACGTGGATTGCAATCCTTGCCGCCAAAAGCAAAGCTTCTAAACATaatattgaatttaaattcatAGACTCAACAGTGTTTAAGACTGCAGGTTTTTACTTGGTTGTTTTTTTCGTATTGACTTGTATCTTTGGGTACGTCATTGTATTGTATACATTGGCCAATTTTACCCAAAGTCTAGGCTACAGTGAGCATCAGGGTGCTATAGTATCTGCAATGGTACAGGTGGGGTCATTCTTTGGTAGACCAGTTGTTGGGTATTTATCAGACAAGCTTGGTGCTGCTTCAGTAGCTACTGTGGCATACTACCTTGTTGGAATATTTTGTTTAGCAATGTGGATACCAGCAAGAAATTATGCCACGGTAGTTGTTTTTGCCATTATAGAGGGTGGTTTAATGGGAACTATATATGCCATCATTGCTCCACTTATGGCACAGATTTTTGGAATACGAAAAATGAATGTggtttttggaaaagtttgGTCCATCATGGGTGTTGCTGGTATATTTTCACCCGTTATTGGTATAAAGCTTGTTCGAGGTAATGGGGCTACAGTTGATCCTACAAGTTACCGAAATTGTTCCATATTTACTGGTGTTATGTTTTTAGCATGTGCAACGACTATGCTAATAATTAGAGGCTATTTAAAAGCTAGAGATGAGATAATAAACAAGGATGGACTGGTCGATTCAGATCAGGTCGATATCACTCAAGTTTCAGTACCATTCTTTGACGTATTTACCCATGTGTTCACGGTAGGTGGAGGAAAAGCATAA